Proteins encoded within one genomic window of Desulfovibrio sp. X2:
- the galU gene encoding UTP--glucose-1-phosphate uridylyltransferase GalU, with translation MLINKVVIPVAGWGTRSLPATKNIPKEMLPVYKKPTVQYVVEEAISSGLSTVVFINNKDKKIIEDHFDYNLVLENLLARAGKDKLLKEVRDVAEMVNIISVRQKVQLGLGHAVLCAREVVKNENFAVMVGDDLMFGAEPGIRQLIDVARAENMAVIGVMEVPKSKVSNYGIIAGDEFSPGLYRVRNVVEKPPMSEAPSRMAVIGRYVLTPEIFPYLDEVRPGVGGEIQLTDALQMMAADKRLLAVKIRGQRFDVGDWVDYLTANIYFALHDENLRDDLVHRLRELLSCG, from the coding sequence ATGCTCATAAACAAGGTCGTCATTCCCGTCGCCGGCTGGGGCACGCGCTCGCTGCCCGCAACCAAGAACATCCCCAAGGAGATGCTGCCGGTCTACAAGAAGCCCACGGTCCAGTACGTGGTCGAGGAGGCCATCTCCTCTGGCCTCAGCACCGTGGTCTTCATCAACAACAAGGACAAGAAGATCATCGAGGACCACTTCGACTACAACCTGGTCCTCGAGAACCTCCTCGCCCGCGCGGGCAAGGACAAGCTGCTCAAGGAAGTCCGGGACGTGGCCGAGATGGTGAACATCATCTCCGTGCGCCAGAAGGTCCAGCTGGGTCTCGGACACGCCGTGCTCTGCGCCCGCGAGGTGGTCAAGAACGAGAACTTCGCGGTCATGGTGGGCGACGACCTGATGTTCGGCGCCGAGCCGGGCATCCGCCAGCTCATCGACGTGGCCCGGGCCGAGAACATGGCCGTCATCGGCGTCATGGAAGTGCCCAAGAGCAAGGTCTCCAACTACGGCATCATCGCGGGCGACGAGTTCTCGCCCGGGCTCTACCGCGTGCGCAACGTGGTGGAGAAGCCGCCCATGTCCGAGGCTCCCTCGCGCATGGCGGTCATCGGCCGCTACGTGCTCACGCCCGAGATCTTCCCCTACCTCGACGAGGTCAGGCCCGGCGTGGGCGGCGAGATACAGCTCACGGACGCCCTGCAGATGATGGCCGCCGACAAGCGGCTGCTGGCGGTGAAGATCCGCGGCCAGCGCTTCGACGTGGGCGACTGGGTGGACTACCTCACGGCCAACATCTACTTCGCCCTGCACGACGAGAACCTGCGCGACGACCTCGTGCATCGTCTGCGGGAACTGCTCTCGTGCGGCTAG
- the glmM gene encoding phosphoglucosamine mutase produces MTKRLFGTDGLRGRVNEWPMTPEIALRLGLAAGRVFKATTAHSRIIIGKDTRLSGYVFETALTSGLCASGMDAFLVGPLPTPAISFLTRNMRAAAGVVISASHNPYYDNGIKFFDPMGMKLPDEAEDEIAEMVLRDGSEQWDYPDSETVGRAFRIQDASGRYIVALKNTFPNELTLDGLTIALDCANGAAYKVAPLVFEELGAKVVKFGCEPSGRNINEQCGSTYPERIAAKVREIGADIGIALDGDADRVIVVDEKGQVLDGDQIMALCAQDLMERGEMNGGTLVSTVMSNMALEIFMHERGGRLVRTKVGDRYVAEGMRREKAVLGGEQSGHIIFINFATTGDGILAALQLLRIMVAKQKPLSELSHLLEPFPQVLVNVEVGRKIPFEEAPEIAKAVLAAESRLGGKGRVLLRYSGTEPKARVMVEGENEELVRALASEIACACEKYLQ; encoded by the coding sequence ATGACCAAGCGACTTTTCGGCACGGACGGTCTGCGCGGCCGCGTGAACGAGTGGCCCATGACCCCGGAGATCGCGCTCAGGCTCGGCCTGGCCGCGGGCAGGGTCTTCAAGGCCACGACAGCGCACAGCCGCATCATCATAGGCAAGGACACGCGACTTTCGGGCTACGTCTTCGAGACGGCCCTGACCTCCGGGCTCTGCGCCTCGGGCATGGACGCCTTCCTCGTCGGCCCGCTGCCCACGCCCGCCATCTCCTTTCTCACGCGCAACATGCGCGCGGCCGCGGGCGTGGTCATCTCCGCCTCGCACAATCCTTACTACGACAACGGCATCAAGTTCTTCGACCCCATGGGCATGAAGCTGCCCGACGAGGCCGAGGACGAGATCGCGGAGATGGTCCTGCGCGACGGCTCGGAGCAGTGGGACTACCCCGACTCCGAGACCGTGGGCCGCGCCTTCCGCATCCAGGACGCCTCGGGCCGCTACATCGTGGCGCTGAAGAACACCTTCCCCAACGAGCTCACCCTGGACGGCCTGACCATCGCCCTCGACTGCGCTAACGGCGCGGCCTACAAGGTCGCCCCCCTGGTCTTCGAGGAGCTCGGGGCCAAGGTCGTCAAGTTCGGCTGCGAGCCGAGCGGCAGGAACATCAACGAGCAGTGCGGCTCGACCTATCCCGAGCGCATCGCTGCGAAGGTGCGCGAGATCGGCGCGGACATCGGCATCGCCCTGGACGGCGACGCGGACCGCGTCATCGTCGTGGACGAGAAGGGCCAGGTGCTGGACGGCGACCAGATCATGGCCCTGTGCGCCCAGGACCTCATGGAGCGCGGCGAGATGAACGGCGGCACGCTCGTCTCCACGGTCATGAGCAACATGGCGCTCGAGATCTTCATGCACGAGCGCGGCGGCCGCCTGGTGCGCACCAAGGTGGGCGACCGCTACGTGGCCGAGGGCATGCGCCGGGAGAAGGCGGTGCTCGGCGGCGAGCAGTCCGGGCACATCATTTTCATCAATTTCGCCACCACCGGCGACGGCATCCTTGCCGCGCTGCAACTCTTGCGTATAATGGTGGCAAAGCAGAAGCCGCTTTCCGAGCTTTCGCATCTGCTCGAGCCTTTCCCGCAGGTGCTCGTGAACGTCGAGGTGGGACGGAAGATCCCCTTCGAGGAAGCCCCGGAGATCGCGAAGGCCGTCCTGGCGGCCGAGAGCCGGCTCGGCGGCAAGGGGCGCGTGCTCCTGCGCTATTCCGGCACCGAGCCCAAGGCTCGGGTGATGGTTGAAGGCGAGAACGAAGAACTCGTGCGGGCCCTGGCGAGCGAGATCGCCTGCGCCTGTGAGAAGTACCTACAGTAA